One window of the Glycocaulis alkaliphilus genome contains the following:
- a CDS encoding putative bifunctional diguanylate cyclase/phosphodiesterase, with the protein MRVFTCLFTEHNLWFVLLAAVMCVIGATVTIRLYRQVVRAEGMARVGWAFLAAICAGSAIWTTHFIAMLGYQPGTAVTLDAWLTIASGLIAIGGSGLAFLLATSRALKFAPLFGGALLGLTISAMHFIGMFAYRVDGIVTWDAGYIAAAIAMAVAFAAAALHLTVRWQGGWRCMVPSLTLVAGIVLLHFTGMAAFMVEPIAGYQPGANSAAFTVMAVAVAIAGVLILGTGLATFYIEKRMREASDAQLRHMALHDPLTGLPNRTSFSTRLDARLAGQHSGSTAVAAIDLNRFKDINDSWGHAAGDHVLCELAERLRKFDGARHFAARLGGDEFCVILKTADETELQKLVQQLEALLCEPIAYGTLEASPGGSIGVAVYPRDGEDRDTLVRNADLAMYRAKSDPLVNVCFYNSELGEIVRERRQLANDLRHAIDNDELALHYQVQTAIGTGEVRGYEALLRWTHPEKGSISPADFIPLAEANGLILPLGDWVLRKACVDAASWPHPHKVAVNLSAIQLTHIGLPQQIHQVLIETGLPPARLEIELTETALIKDKAQSLHIMRQIKALGVSIALDDFGTGYSSLDTLRTFPFDKIKLDKSFTDELKTDQRSLAVVRAVLVLAKSLSIPVLAEGIETQEQLDLLHLESCDEGQGFLLGRPAPIAIVAQLGTRIRISGANAIAPFPAKPAKRA; encoded by the coding sequence GTCTGCCATCTGGACGACTCACTTCATCGCCATGCTGGGCTATCAACCGGGTACGGCGGTGACGCTGGATGCCTGGCTGACGATTGCGTCCGGCCTTATCGCCATTGGCGGCTCCGGCCTTGCCTTTCTCCTGGCCACCAGTCGCGCGCTGAAGTTTGCGCCGCTATTTGGCGGCGCTCTGCTGGGCCTCACGATAAGCGCGATGCATTTCATCGGCATGTTCGCCTACCGGGTCGACGGCATCGTCACCTGGGATGCGGGCTATATCGCAGCTGCGATCGCGATGGCGGTTGCTTTCGCCGCAGCGGCGCTGCACCTGACGGTGCGCTGGCAGGGTGGCTGGCGCTGCATGGTGCCATCGCTCACTCTGGTGGCCGGGATTGTGCTTTTGCACTTTACCGGCATGGCAGCCTTCATGGTCGAGCCGATTGCCGGATACCAGCCCGGTGCCAACTCTGCGGCCTTCACGGTCATGGCCGTGGCGGTGGCGATTGCCGGCGTTCTGATCCTGGGGACCGGGCTTGCGACCTTCTATATCGAAAAGCGCATGCGCGAGGCTTCTGATGCGCAACTGCGCCATATGGCCCTTCATGATCCGCTCACCGGCCTTCCCAACCGGACGAGCTTTTCCACGCGCCTGGATGCGCGTCTGGCCGGCCAGCATTCGGGCAGCACGGCGGTCGCGGCGATAGATCTGAACCGCTTCAAGGACATCAATGACAGCTGGGGCCATGCCGCTGGCGATCATGTATTGTGTGAACTCGCCGAGCGCCTGCGCAAGTTTGACGGCGCGCGCCATTTCGCTGCCCGTCTGGGCGGAGACGAGTTCTGTGTCATCCTGAAAACGGCGGACGAGACCGAGCTGCAAAAGCTCGTCCAGCAGCTCGAAGCGCTTCTGTGTGAGCCCATTGCTTACGGGACGCTGGAAGCCAGTCCGGGCGGAAGTATTGGCGTGGCCGTTTACCCGCGCGATGGCGAAGACCGCGACACGCTGGTGCGCAATGCGGACCTGGCCATGTACCGGGCGAAATCGGATCCGCTGGTCAATGTGTGCTTCTACAACTCGGAGCTCGGTGAGATCGTTCGCGAACGCCGCCAGCTCGCCAATGATCTGCGCCACGCCATCGATAATGACGAGCTGGCCCTGCACTATCAGGTCCAGACCGCTATCGGTACGGGTGAGGTGCGCGGCTATGAAGCCCTGCTGCGCTGGACACACCCGGAGAAAGGCTCGATCTCGCCGGCGGACTTCATTCCGCTGGCTGAAGCCAATGGTCTGATCCTGCCTCTGGGTGACTGGGTGCTGCGCAAGGCGTGTGTGGACGCTGCCTCATGGCCGCATCCGCACAAGGTGGCGGTGAATCTCTCAGCCATCCAGCTGACCCATATCGGCCTGCCCCAGCAGATACATCAGGTGCTGATCGAGACTGGCCTGCCGCCGGCGCGCCTGGAGATCGAGCTGACCGAAACGGCGCTCATCAAGGACAAGGCCCAGTCGCTGCACATCATGCGGCAGATCAAGGCATTGGGCGTGTCGATTGCGCTGGATGATTTTGGCACCGGCTATTCCTCGCTCGACACGCTGCGCACCTTCCCGTTCGACAAGATCAAGCTGGATAAATCCTTCACTGACGAGCTGAAGACCGACCAGCGCTCGCTGGCTGTTGTGCGCGCCGTGCTGGTGCTGGCCAAGAGCCTCTCCATTCCGGTGCTGGCCGAAGGCATCGAGACACAGGAGCAGCTGGACCTTCTGCATCTGGAGAGCTGCGATGAGGGGCAGGGCTTCCTGCTCGGCCGCCCGGCGCCTATCGCAATCGTTGCCCAGCTCGGCACGCGTATCCGCATTAGCGGTGCGAACGCCATAGCGCCGTTTCCGGCAAAGCCTGCAAAGCGCGCCTAG
- a CDS encoding SulP family inorganic anion transporter, with amino-acid sequence MQPKILTTLRDYSWKQFSADVMAGLTVALIALPLSLAIAIASGADPAKGLVTAIVGGFFVSLLGGSRVQIGGPTGAFIVVVFGIIAQHGYDGLVLATLMAGLILLAAGWLRVGNLIAYVPEAVINGFTIGIAIIIATSQLKDFFGLELAMVPAEFVEKLAALWSARGSFNPWAAGIAASSLAVIALLRWMFPRFPGLLLVMAAASVLVVSFGLPVDTIAARFGELPGGFPAPSVPDVSVERLLALLPSALIIAFLAAVESLLSALVADKMIETRHRPNAEVAAQGTANLASALFGGMPVTGAIARTATNIKAGGRTPVAGIVHALALLLILLFASGLAGYLVLPALAALLILTAWNMSEPHKWREYAKLPRADLALLVLTLLLTVFVDLAVAVGAGVGIGLALRLRKSKPEPKDWTPPKR; translated from the coding sequence ATGCAGCCCAAGATACTGACGACGCTGCGGGACTATAGCTGGAAACAGTTTTCCGCCGATGTGATGGCCGGGTTAACGGTTGCGCTCATTGCGCTGCCGCTCAGCCTTGCCATTGCGATTGCGTCGGGTGCGGACCCGGCCAAGGGGCTTGTCACCGCGATTGTAGGCGGGTTTTTCGTCTCGCTGCTGGGCGGCAGCCGGGTCCAGATCGGCGGACCGACCGGCGCGTTTATCGTCGTGGTGTTCGGCATTATCGCGCAGCACGGCTATGACGGGCTGGTTCTGGCAACGCTGATGGCAGGCCTTATCCTTCTGGCCGCTGGATGGTTGCGGGTCGGCAATCTCATTGCCTACGTGCCTGAGGCCGTCATCAACGGCTTCACCATCGGCATCGCCATTATCATTGCCACCAGCCAGCTAAAGGACTTCTTCGGGCTGGAGCTCGCCATGGTGCCAGCCGAGTTTGTGGAAAAGCTCGCTGCGCTCTGGAGCGCGCGCGGCAGCTTTAATCCCTGGGCGGCAGGCATCGCCGCCAGCAGCCTGGCTGTCATCGCCTTGCTGCGCTGGATGTTCCCGCGCTTTCCCGGCCTCTTGCTGGTGATGGCCGCCGCCTCGGTGCTGGTTGTCAGCTTCGGCCTGCCCGTGGACACGATTGCCGCTCGCTTTGGCGAATTGCCCGGCGGTTTTCCAGCGCCTTCGGTGCCGGATGTCTCGGTGGAGCGCCTGCTTGCCCTCCTGCCATCGGCCCTCATCATCGCGTTTCTCGCCGCGGTGGAGTCGCTTCTCTCGGCGCTCGTTGCCGACAAGATGATCGAGACACGCCACCGGCCCAACGCGGAGGTGGCGGCGCAGGGCACGGCCAATCTGGCTTCGGCCCTGTTTGGCGGCATGCCGGTCACAGGTGCCATCGCGCGCACTGCGACCAACATCAAGGCGGGTGGACGCACACCCGTAGCAGGCATCGTCCACGCGCTGGCCCTGTTGCTGATCCTGCTGTTTGCCTCTGGCCTTGCCGGTTATCTGGTTTTGCCGGCACTGGCCGCCCTGCTCATACTGACCGCGTGGAACATGAGCGAGCCACACAAATGGCGCGAGTATGCGAAGCTGCCACGGGCCGATCTGGCCCTGCTGGTGCTCACACTGCTATTGACCGTCTTCGTCGACCTGGCGGTAGCGGTCGGGGCCGGTGTTGGCATCGGGCTGGCGCTCAGGCTGCGCAAATCGAAGCCCGAGCCGAAGGACTGGACGCCGCCGAAGCGCTAG
- a CDS encoding AMP nucleosidase: MLPASPVRPEAVADTFEPATTAAEAVDRLSALYARSVASLRAALKTYLDGGLPPGGADRACGLFAYPELRITYRPDGPVPPLSRAFGKFSESGVYTQTITHPELFRDYLTTQIGLLQGEYDVLVETGISTQEIPFSYVLDGAEDLDMDGAAPAELVRHFPYADLSRIDDALPNGERPSIPGTPRPLSLFDGARTDYSLQRIKHYTGTPFEDVQDFILFTNYHRYVDAFVAWAAEQLKGDNEYESLSAAGFVHVDANTDDPLGVVESAPWRRFQMPAYHLKAPGRRGITLVNIGVGPSNAKNITDHLAVLRPECWLMIGHCGGLRHSQRLGDYVLAHAYLRYDAVLDRDLPVEIPIPPIAEIQIALQDAVKRVSGDKGEALKRRLRTGTVVTHADRNWELRYLQEARRINQSRSIAVDMESATIAANGFRLRVPYGTLLCVSDKPLHGELKLPGAANRFYNKSVSEHLLAGIETVHILKEAGSEALHSRKLRSFDEPPFR; this comes from the coding sequence TTGCTGCCTGCCAGCCCCGTCCGGCCAGAAGCCGTTGCCGACACATTCGAGCCTGCCACCACCGCAGCAGAGGCCGTCGACCGGCTGAGCGCGCTTTATGCCCGCTCGGTCGCCTCCCTGCGCGCAGCGCTGAAAACCTATCTGGATGGCGGGCTGCCGCCGGGCGGCGCAGACCGGGCTTGCGGGCTATTTGCCTATCCCGAGCTTCGCATTACCTACAGGCCGGACGGACCTGTGCCCCCCTTGAGCCGGGCCTTCGGCAAGTTTTCTGAAAGCGGTGTCTACACCCAGACGATTACGCACCCCGAACTGTTTCGCGATTACCTTACAACGCAGATCGGCCTGCTTCAGGGCGAGTATGATGTGCTGGTGGAAACCGGGATTTCCACCCAGGAAATTCCGTTCTCCTACGTGCTGGACGGCGCCGAGGACCTGGACATGGACGGCGCGGCACCAGCCGAACTGGTGCGCCATTTTCCCTATGCCGACCTGTCGCGCATTGATGATGCCCTGCCCAATGGCGAGCGGCCCTCCATCCCGGGCACGCCGCGCCCGCTATCCCTGTTTGATGGCGCCCGCACCGATTACTCGCTCCAGCGCATCAAGCACTATACCGGCACACCGTTCGAGGATGTTCAGGACTTCATCCTGTTCACCAACTATCACCGCTATGTCGATGCGTTTGTGGCCTGGGCCGCCGAGCAGCTCAAAGGCGATAACGAGTACGAATCCCTGTCTGCGGCGGGATTTGTCCATGTCGATGCCAACACGGATGATCCGCTGGGCGTGGTGGAAAGTGCGCCCTGGCGGCGCTTCCAGATGCCGGCCTATCATCTGAAGGCCCCCGGACGGCGCGGTATCACGCTGGTCAATATCGGCGTCGGCCCGTCCAACGCGAAGAACATTACCGACCATCTGGCCGTGCTGCGGCCTGAATGCTGGCTGATGATCGGCCATTGCGGCGGGCTTCGCCACTCCCAGCGCTTGGGCGACTATGTGCTGGCCCACGCCTATCTGCGCTATGACGCGGTGCTGGACCGCGACCTGCCGGTAGAAATTCCGATCCCCCCGATTGCGGAGATCCAGATCGCCCTGCAGGACGCGGTCAAGCGTGTCAGCGGCGACAAGGGCGAGGCGCTCAAACGCCGCCTGCGCACCGGCACGGTCGTTACCCATGCCGACCGGAACTGGGAGCTGCGCTATCTGCAGGAAGCCCGGCGCATCAACCAGTCACGCTCCATCGCTGTTGACATGGAAAGCGCCACGATTGCCGCCAACGGCTTCCGCCTGCGCGTGCCCTACGGAACGCTGCTATGCGTCTCGGACAAGCCGCTGCATGGCGAGCTGAAACTGCCGGGCGCCGCTAACCGCTTCTACAACAAGTCCGTCTCAGAACACCTGCTAGCGGGCATCGAGACGGTTCACATCCTGAAAGAGGCGGGCTCCGAAGCCCTGCACTCACGCAAGCTCAGAAGTTTTGACGAGCCGCCGTTCCGGTAA
- a CDS encoding AMP nucleosidase, which produces MSNAPHRITFIASTFSAAALEFHRGRMSERGYRMEGRIEPTVFQRINDDGSTSDEFGGEPVFTVTFTKREE; this is translated from the coding sequence ATGTCCAACGCGCCACATCGCATCACCTTTATCGCGTCGACCTTTTCCGCTGCGGCGCTGGAGTTTCATCGCGGGCGGATGTCCGAGCGCGGCTACCGCATGGAAGGCCGTATCGAGCCGACCGTGTTCCAGCGCATCAATGATGACGGCTCGACCAGCGACGAGTTTGGCGGCGAGCCGGTATTCACCGTGACCTTCACCAAGCGCGAAGAATAG